The Ramlibacter sp. PS4R-6 nucleotide sequence CTTCGCTTCCGCCTCGCTGACCTGCGTGTTGGCCGGCATCGGCACCGGCCCCCAAACGCCCGCGCCGCCCTTGACGATCTTCTGGGCGAGCTTGTCGACGGCCGTCTTGTCGGCGGCGTACTTGGCGGCGACTTCCTTGTAGGACGGGCCGACGACCTTCTTGTCGACGGCGTGGCAGGCGAAGCAGCCCTTGGCCTGGGCCAGGTCCTGCTGTGCGAAGGCCGGCGCCACGGCGGCGGCGGCGAGCAGGGCGATGACGGCGCTTTTCATGAGCGTTCCTCTGTCTGGGGCAAACGGTTGGGTTGGGGTACAGTACCCCAACGCCATTCTAGTGAACGCGGTTGACGACATGTACCTGCTGATCATCGGAATCATCCTCCTCGCGATGAAGTACCTCGAGATGGGCCCGGTCGCCGAGTGGAGCTGGTGGATCGTGCTCACGCCCTTCGGCCTGGCCGTGGCCTGGTGGAGCTGGGCCGACTGGTCCGGCTACACCAAGCGCAAGGTCATCGAGCGGGAGAACGACCGCAAGCAGGCCCGCATCGACAAGCAGAAGGAAGCGCTCGGCATGCCCACGAGCAAGGGCCGCAAGCGCTGATCCGGAACTTCAGTAGTTGTCGAGGACGGCGCCCTTGCTGGCGCTGGCCGCATTGAACGCGAACTTGGCCTGCACGCCCCGCGTGTAGCGCGGCGCCGGCGCCTTCCAGCCTGCCTTGCGTTTCGCCAGTTCCGCATCCGGCACGTTCAGCTGCAGCACCAGCTTGTGTGCGTCGATGGTGATCGAGTCGCCCTCGTTCACGAAGGCGATCGTGCCGCCCGCCGCCGCCTCCGGCGCGACGTGGCCCACCACCATGCCCCAGGTGCCGCCCGAGAAGCGGCCGTCGGTGATCAGCCCCACGCTCTCGCCCAGCCCCGCGCCGATCAGCGCGCCCGTGGGCGCCAGCATCTCCGGCATGCCCGGGCCGCCCTTGGGGCCGAGGTAGCGCAGCACCATCACGTCGCCCGCCTTGATCTTGCCGTCCAGGATCGCCTGCAGCGCCGACTGTTCGTCGTCGAACACGCGCGCCGGGCCGGTGATCACCGGGTTCTTCAGGCCCGTGATCTTGGCGACCGCGCCCTCGGGCGAGAGGTTGCCCTTGAGGATGGCGAGGTGGCCCTGTTCGTACATCGGCTTCGAGATCGGCCGGATCACGTCCTGGTCGGCGCGCGGCTGGTCGGGGATGTCCTTGAGCACCTCGGCGATGGTCTGGCCCGTGATCGTGATGCAGTCGCCGTGGAGCAGGCCCGCGTTCAACAGGATCTTCATCACCTGGGGAATGCCGCCGGCGCGATGCAGGTCGACGGCGAGGTACTTGCCGCTGGGCTTGAGGTCGCAGAGGACCGGCGTCTTCTGGCGGATGCGCTCGAAGTCCTCGATGGTCCACTCGACCTCGGCCGCATGCGCGATGGCCAGGAAGTGCAGCACCGCGTTGGTGGAGCCGCCCGTGGCCATGATCACCGCCACGGCGTTTTCGATCGCCTTGCGCGTGACGATGTCGCGCGGCTTGATGTCCTTCTTGATCGCCTCCAGCAGGACCTTGGCCGACTCCTTCGCCGAGTTCATCTTCTCGTCGTGCGGGTTGGCCATCGTGGAGGAGTAGGGCAGCGAGATGCCCAGCGCCTCGAAGGCCGACGACATCGTGTTGGCCGTGTACATGCCGCCGCAGGAGCCCGTGCCGGGGATGGCGTGCTGCTCGATGTCCTTGAGTTCCTGGTCGCTGATCTTGCCGGCGGCGTTCTGGCCGACGGCCTCGAACACGCTGACGATGTTGAGGTCCTCGCCCTTCCACTTTCCGGGCAGGATGGTGCCGCCGTAGACGTAGATGGCCGGCACGTTGGCGCGCAGCATGCCCATCAGGCCGCCGGGCATGTTCTTGTCGCAGCCGCCGATGACGACCACGCCGTCCATCCACTGGCCCTGCACGCAGGTCTCGATGCAGTCGGAGATGACCTCGCGGCTGACCAGCGAGTACTTCATGCCTTCGGTGCCCATCGCCATGCCGTCGGAGATGGTCGGCGTGCCGAAGATCTGCGGGTTGCCGCCGGCTTCCTCGATGCCTTTCACCGCCGCGTCGGCCAGCTTCTGCAGGCCGCTGTTGCAGGGCGTGATGGTGCTGTGGCCGTTGGCCACGCCCACCATGGGCTTGCCGAAATCGCCTTCCTTGTAGCCCATGCCGTAGTACATGGAGCGGTTGGGCGCGCGGGCCTTGCCCTGGGTGATGTGGTCGGAGCGCAGGGGGATGGTCTTCTTCATGGCGGCAAGTATGCGCCGCTGGCCTCATTCGATCCAATCCGTTTTCCAGCATCGATTAATATGCGAGGCATATGAGTGAGCCCGTCGTCGAGCTGCGTCTGTGGCGCCAGTTCCTCGCCGTGGCCGAGGAGCTGCACTTCGGCCGCGCGGCGCTGCGCCTGCACATCACCCAGCCGCCGCTGACACAGGCGATCGCGCTGCTGGAGGAGCGTATCGGCGCGCGCCTGTTCGAGCGCACCAAGCGCAGCGTGAAGCTCACGCCGGCCGGCGCGGCGCTCATCCCGGAGGCGCGCGAGCTGCTGGCGCGCGCGGCGGCCTTGCCCGCGCATGCACGCGCGGCGGCTCACGGCGAGATCGGCCGCCTGCGCCTCGCGTTCGTCTCCACCGTCGGCTTCGGCCTGCTGCCGCAGTGGGTGAGGGCGTTTCGCGCCCAGCATCCGCAGGTGGCGTTCGAGCTCATCGAAGCCACGGGCGACGTCCAGCTGCCGGCGCTGGAGCGCGGCGACGTCGACGCCGGCTTCATCATCCACTCGCCCGGCTTCGCGCCGCCGCAGCTGCAGCACTTGCGCATCGGCCGCGAGCCGCTGGTCGCCGCCATCCCCGAACAGCATGCGCTGGCCCGCGCGCGCGCGCTGCGCCTGGACGCGTTGCTGGCCGAGCCGCTCGTGATCTTCCCGCGCCGCATCGTGCCTTCGCTGCACGACGCGGTGTTCGGCCTGTACCACGCGCGCGGCCGCATGCCGCACGTTGCGCAAGAAGCGATCCAGATGCAGACCATCGTCAACCTCGTCGCCGCGGGGCTGGGCATCGCCTGGGTGCCCGACAGCGTGCGCGAGTTCCGCAGGGCCGGCGTGGTCTACCGCGCCGTGCAGCGCGTGCCCGAATGCGAGACCAGCCTGGTGTGGGCGGGCGCGCGCGTGCCGCCGGCGCTCGAGCGCTTCCTCGCCTTCGCCCGCCCGCAACTCAAGCGGGCACAATAAGCGCATGGCTTTGATGTATCCCCGGATCGACCCGGTGGCGGTCCACCTCGGGCCGGTCTCCATCCACTGGTACGGCATCACGTACCTCGCGGCCTTCGGCCTGTTCATGTTCCTGGCCTCGCGCCGGCTGCGGCACGAGCCGTACGCGTCCATCCAGGGCCTCGGCGCGTGGTCGCGCAAGGACGTGGAGGACATGCTCTTCCTCGGCGTGCTCGGCGTCATCGTCGGCGGGCGGCTGGGCTACTGCCTGTTCTACAAGCCCGAGTACTACCTCACGCACCCGCTGGAGATCTTCGCCGTGTGGCTGGGCGGCATGAGCTTCCACGGCGGCATGCTCGGGGTGATCGTGGCGCAGTGGTGGTTCGCGCGCTCGCGCGGCCGGCCGTTCTGGCAGGTGATGGACTTCATCGCGCCTTGCGTGCCGCCGGGGCTGGCGGCGGGGCGCGTGGGCAACTTCATCAACGGCGAGCTGTGGGGCCGCCCGGCGCCGGACGACCTGCCGTGGGCCATGGTGTTCCCGCAAAGCGGCTCGATGGTGCCCCGCCACCCCTCGCAGGTGTACCAGTTCCTGCTCGAAGGGCTGTTGCTCTTCGTGGTGCTGTGGCTGTTCGCGCGCAAGCCGCGGCCGCAGGCGCAGGTGTCCGCGGCCTTCCTCATCGGCTACGGCCTGCTGCGCTTCATTGCCGAGTATTTCCGCGAGCCCGACGCGCACCTGGTTGCGCTCCAGCAGTCGACGGGCCTGACCATGGGGCAATGGCTGTGCGTGCCCATGGTGGTCGCCGGCATCGCGCTGTGGGTGTGGGCCGCGCGCCGGCCGCAGCCCGTCCCCGCCCGTCCGTAGTTTCCACAGGCCCCGGCACGGGTTTTCCCCTTGCCATGATTACCCGTAATTACCCATAATTACGGCATGCGCTTGGTCCACAACTCCCTCCACGACGAAGTCGCGGCGCAGCTGCGCGACCGGATCTTCGCCGGCGAGCTGATGCCGGGCACGTTCCTGGACGAGGTGAAGCTCGCGGGCAAGCTCAAGATCTCGCGCACGCCGCTGCGCGAGGCGCTGAAGGTGCTCACCGCCGAGGGCCTGGTGCGGCACGAGCCGCGCCGCGGCAGCTTCGTCAACGAGGTGACGGTGCAGGACCTCGACGAGATCTTCCCGGTCATCGCCTTGCTGGAAGGGCAGTGCGCGCGCCTCGCGGCCGAGCACGCCACCGATGCCGACCTGCAGGCGCTCGAGGCGCTGCACGACAAGCTGCAGCGCCACGCCAAGGCCAAGCGCATCGCCGACTATTACGCCGCCAACTTCGCGATCCACGAGGCGATCATCCAGCTGGCCGACAACCGCTGGCTCGCGCAGGTGATCGGCGACCTGCGCAAGATCCTGAAGCTCGCGCGGCTGCAGCAGTTGAGCGCGCCCGGCCGGCTGGACCAGAGCCTGTCGGAGCACATGGCGGTGTTCGCGGCCCTGAAGGCGCGCGACCCCGACGGCGCCGACGCCGCCATGCGCACGCACCTCAACCGCCAGCGCGAGGCGCTGCGCGAACTCGCCCGCCAGCAACGAACGAGGCTCTCTCCATGAGCG carries:
- a CDS encoding LysR family transcriptional regulator; translated protein: MSEPVVELRLWRQFLAVAEELHFGRAALRLHITQPPLTQAIALLEERIGARLFERTKRSVKLTPAGAALIPEARELLARAAALPAHARAAAHGEIGRLRLAFVSTVGFGLLPQWVRAFRAQHPQVAFELIEATGDVQLPALERGDVDAGFIIHSPGFAPPQLQHLRIGREPLVAAIPEQHALARARALRLDALLAEPLVIFPRRIVPSLHDAVFGLYHARGRMPHVAQEAIQMQTIVNLVAAGLGIAWVPDSVREFRRAGVVYRAVQRVPECETSLVWAGARVPPALERFLAFARPQLKRAQ
- a CDS encoding TIGR04438 family Trp-rich protein, with the protein product MYLLIIGIILLAMKYLEMGPVAEWSWWIVLTPFGLAVAWWSWADWSGYTKRKVIERENDRKQARIDKQKEALGMPTSKGRKR
- a CDS encoding c-type cytochrome — encoded protein: MKSAVIALLAAAAVAPAFAQQDLAQAKGCFACHAVDKKVVGPSYKEVAAKYAADKTAVDKLAQKIVKGGAGVWGPVPMPANTQVSEAEAKKLAAWVMAQK
- the ilvD gene encoding dihydroxy-acid dehydratase; its protein translation is MKKTIPLRSDHITQGKARAPNRSMYYGMGYKEGDFGKPMVGVANGHSTITPCNSGLQKLADAAVKGIEEAGGNPQIFGTPTISDGMAMGTEGMKYSLVSREVISDCIETCVQGQWMDGVVVIGGCDKNMPGGLMGMLRANVPAIYVYGGTILPGKWKGEDLNIVSVFEAVGQNAAGKISDQELKDIEQHAIPGTGSCGGMYTANTMSSAFEALGISLPYSSTMANPHDEKMNSAKESAKVLLEAIKKDIKPRDIVTRKAIENAVAVIMATGGSTNAVLHFLAIAHAAEVEWTIEDFERIRQKTPVLCDLKPSGKYLAVDLHRAGGIPQVMKILLNAGLLHGDCITITGQTIAEVLKDIPDQPRADQDVIRPISKPMYEQGHLAILKGNLSPEGAVAKITGLKNPVITGPARVFDDEQSALQAILDGKIKAGDVMVLRYLGPKGGPGMPEMLAPTGALIGAGLGESVGLITDGRFSGGTWGMVVGHVAPEAAAGGTIAFVNEGDSITIDAHKLVLQLNVPDAELAKRKAGWKAPAPRYTRGVQAKFAFNAASASKGAVLDNY
- a CDS encoding GntR family transcriptional regulator, whose protein sequence is MRLVHNSLHDEVAAQLRDRIFAGELMPGTFLDEVKLAGKLKISRTPLREALKVLTAEGLVRHEPRRGSFVNEVTVQDLDEIFPVIALLEGQCARLAAEHATDADLQALEALHDKLQRHAKAKRIADYYAANFAIHEAIIQLADNRWLAQVIGDLRKILKLARLQQLSAPGRLDQSLSEHMAVFAALKARDPDGADAAMRTHLNRQREALRELARQQRTRLSP
- the lgt gene encoding prolipoprotein diacylglyceryl transferase, whose amino-acid sequence is MALMYPRIDPVAVHLGPVSIHWYGITYLAAFGLFMFLASRRLRHEPYASIQGLGAWSRKDVEDMLFLGVLGVIVGGRLGYCLFYKPEYYLTHPLEIFAVWLGGMSFHGGMLGVIVAQWWFARSRGRPFWQVMDFIAPCVPPGLAAGRVGNFINGELWGRPAPDDLPWAMVFPQSGSMVPRHPSQVYQFLLEGLLLFVVLWLFARKPRPQAQVSAAFLIGYGLLRFIAEYFREPDAHLVALQQSTGLTMGQWLCVPMVVAGIALWVWAARRPQPVPARP